AAAATAGTTATCAATCCTTATAATAGTAAAGTTTCCAATGATTTTAAGTCATGTATACATGAAATGAATCCATGTATACATTCTCCAGATGAATTAAAAAGTGGTGTGTTTGCTAATGCACCTTATAATGTTAGAAAATCTTGGATGAATGTATTTAACAGTTTACCAAAAGAAGACAAGCTTTATGCCGCAACAATTCTACTTGAACTTAGTCAAATTAAATCAGGGTAAGTTAAATCTAATAACAATAATATTAATAACTACAGTGATGATATTAATGGATATGTAGACTTATCAAGTGATTCTTAGGTTCAGATGGAGTTTTCTTATAAGGATGACTTTCTCCAGCTGAATCTTAGAAGAACTTATCCAGGCGCGTAGCAGTGCTTATCCCCCCACTTTGATAAAAGATGGGGGGGTATTAGCAATGGTAGCGATCGGATAACAAATTTCTAGTGTAATGAAATTTGTTAGTATATGTCTGGTATAAGTTAACTTTTTACTTGGAAGTTAAATCCCATTGCTTTCAAGGAAATCACGAAGTAAATTCATACATACAATCTTTCTATATTCTGCTGAAACCCTTCCTTTTATAGGGATAATAACCTTATCATATGCTGCAAGGTACTCCTTCTTAACAGCTTTTGCTTCTTCGATAGTCTTACCAATGAGCATTCTATCAATAACAGGCATCCTTATAACAACATCTTTAACTGCACCAAATGCTGTACTGCAATTACAGATTTTATTGTTTTCTACATTAAGAATACCAGCAAAAGATACCCTGGAAATTGCTAAGGCATTTCTTGCCCCTACCTTTTTATAATAATAATTGTCAAATCCTTCTTTATTCATGAGAATTTCAACAAGCAGTTCATCTTTTTTGAGGGAAGTCTTTTTTCTACCAAGATAAAATTCATTAATAGGAATAATCCTCTCCTCTTTACTACTTACAATACGCAGTTTAGAATCCGTAACAAAAAAGATAAGTGCACTATCTGCTTTAGGTGAGCCATTACATATATTCCCTCCAACAGTGCCTAAATTTCGAATTGCAGGTGCTGCAATTTGTGATACTGCTTCTTTTAAAATAGCAGGAGTCAATTGATTTTCAATAATATCCGTAAAAGTACACCCTGCACCGATATGAATATACTCTTCATCCTCTACTATATTTTTCATCTCAGATACTTTGTTTAAGAACAAATATCTAGCATTTTCATCTGCCTTAATCATTAAATCCGTACCTCCTGCATAAGGAGTAACCTCCTCTTTTGCAAGAATATCCAATGCTTCCTTTAAAGATGATGGTCTATAACTATTTACCATAAACCTTTCCCCTCCTTTGCTGCAATACCAATAGCTTTAACAATAGCATTATAGCCAGTGCATCTACATAGATTTCCAGAAATGCCTTCTCTAATCTCCACTTCTGTAGGATCTGGATTTTTAGAAAGTATGCATTCAGACGCAAGTATCATACCTGGAATACAAAAGCCACACTGTACAGCACTAACAGAAGCATATGCCTTATCAAGAACTTCAAAACGTTTAGTTTCACGATATCCTTCAATAGTCATAACGCTACTACCTTCTATACTGCCTACTGCTACCATACAGGAATTAACTAGTTTGCCATCAAGTATAACAGAACAGGCACCACATTCACCTTCCTTACAGCCGCACTTTACACCAGTAATGTGTAACTCATTTCTAAGTACATCAAGCAAA
The genomic region above belongs to Clostridium sp. AWRP and contains:
- a CDS encoding FAD binding domain-containing protein, yielding MVNSYRPSSLKEALDILAKEEVTPYAGGTDLMIKADENARYLFLNKVSEMKNIVEDEEYIHIGAGCTFTDIIENQLTPAILKEAVSQIAAPAIRNLGTVGGNICNGSPKADSALIFFVTDSKLRIVSSKEERIIPINEFYLGRKKTSLKKDELLVEILMNKEGFDNYYYKKVGARNALAISRVSFAGILNVENNKICNCSTAFGAVKDVVIRMPVIDRMLIGKTIEEAKAVKKEYLAAYDKVIIPIKGRVSAEYRKIVCMNLLRDFLESNGI
- a CDS encoding (2Fe-2S)-binding protein, which gives rise to MIKFILNGKEVTSTARGSERLLDVLRNELHITGVKCGCKEGECGACSVILDGKLVNSCMVAVGSIEGSSVMTIEGYRETKRFEVLDKAYASVSAVQCGFCIPGMILASECILSKNPDPTEVEIREGISGNLCRCTGYNAIVKAIGIAAKEGKGLW